A segment of the Hallerella succinigenes genome:
CGCCAGCCGGAAGCCTTCCCTTTTCTGCCATCAAACGGCCCGTTTCCTGCATTGTACTTTCTTCAGTCAAATCGAGTTCCGCGGCAAGAAGGCTCGAAGCATCAAAAGCCGAATCGATCACAGGCGCAAACGGGTAAAAAGAGGAATCCGCCAAATGGATACTGCCGAGCAGCCACACGGCAGGCGCTCCTGATTTTTCCGCCTTCCAGAGCAAATGCTTTTCGCCGCACACAGGGCTTTTCAAAGGCTCCGCAGATTCTTCCGAACGATTCCCTGCACAGCCAACGCATTGCGCACAAAAGAATCCCAGAATGCCGAACTTCCAAAGTTTATTCCACACAGGACCACCCCAAGAATCCGGATTCATTCATTTCTTGCGGAGTCGCTTCGCGAACAAAGCCTTTTCCGTCAAAACCGATAATCCTATCCGAAAAACGCAGAGCGTAATCCACATGCTGCGTCGAAAGCAGAACGGTCAGATTCCGTTCCGAAGCCATCGTTTTCAAAATGCGGAAAAGATTCAAAATATTGGGAACGTCCAAAAAGGCGGTCGGTTCATCGAACAAAAGAACCTTGGGTTCAGCCGCTATCGCACGGGCGATCAACACGCGGGAACGTTCCCCGTCCGAAAGGTTGAGCACGCCGCGGTCGACAAATTTTTCAAGTTGAACGCTCGCAATCGCTTTGTCGATCGCCGCTTCATCTTCTTCCGTTCGGGCATCCAAAAATCCGGAATACGGAATGCGTCCGAGCGAAATGAATTCCCGTACCGACATTCCGTAAGGAACGCGTTCCTGCGTAAAAACAGAAGCGACCGTCTGAGCCCGCTTGCGCATCGTAAAGTTTTCCATCGACATTCCGCACAACGTAAGCTCGCCTGACCACGGGTCAAGAATCCCTGCAAAAC
Coding sequences within it:
- a CDS encoding ABC transporter ATP-binding protein, translating into MPNAILEAKNFSAGYTYALFAPVDLNLFEGELVSLVGPNGVGKSTLLKSFAGILDPWSGELTLCGMSMENFTMRKRAQTVASVFTQERVPYGMSVREFISLGRIPYSGFLDARTEEDEAAIDKAIASVQLEKFVDRGVLNLSDGERSRVLIARAIAAEPKVLLFDEPTAFLDVPNILNLFRILKTMASERNLTVLLSTQHVDYALRFSDRIIGFDGKGFVREATPQEMNESGFLGWSCVE